Proteins from one bacterium genomic window:
- a CDS encoding recombinase family protein — protein sequence MNTTLRVGIYARVSTSDKDQEPETQLLPLRDFAAAQRWTIAGEYVDHASATDLRGRTAWRTLLDQAAKRRVDVILVWKLDRAFRSVAHMATTVEQLRRWGVGLRSYSEPWLDTSGTSPVGDLMLNILASFAQFERALIAERVRAGMARAKKQGKHVGRPLALNGELDTLRPAIETEALSRRAAAKRLGVTVSTVSRALSRKGGSRPRPATAPRLS from the coding sequence ATGAATACGACGCTGCGCGTCGGCATCTATGCTCGCGTTTCAACCTCGGACAAGGACCAGGAGCCCGAAACACAGCTCCTGCCGCTCCGGGACTTCGCCGCGGCGCAGCGATGGACGATCGCCGGCGAATATGTCGATCACGCTTCGGCCACGGATCTGCGCGGCCGGACCGCATGGCGCACCCTGCTCGACCAAGCGGCAAAGCGGCGCGTGGATGTCATCCTCGTTTGGAAATTGGATCGAGCCTTTCGGTCGGTGGCGCACATGGCGACGACCGTCGAACAGCTCCGACGGTGGGGCGTCGGCCTCCGGTCCTACTCGGAGCCGTGGCTCGACACGTCCGGGACGTCGCCGGTGGGAGACCTGATGCTCAACATCCTGGCGTCGTTCGCGCAGTTCGAGCGCGCGCTGATCGCAGAGCGTGTCCGGGCGGGGATGGCTCGCGCCAAGAAGCAAGGTAAGCACGTGGGCCGGCCGCTGGCCTTGAACGGCGAGCTCGACACGCTGCGCCCGGCGATCGAGACGGAAGCCCTATCCCGGCGAGCGGCGGCCAAGCGGCTCGGCGTGACTGTTTCGACCGTCTCCCGTGCGCTGTCGAGAAAGGGGGGTTCGCGTCCACGGCCAGCGACGGCGCCGCGGCTGTCCTAG